One window of Methylococcus sp. EFPC2 genomic DNA carries:
- the fchA gene encoding methenyltetrahydrofolate cyclohydrolase, translating into MLKDRPIQQFLDELASKAPTPGGGGAAAIMGAMGASLVAMVCNLTLGKKAYEAVEDDIKAALQASEALRARLTDMIRADAEAFDLVMGAYGLPKESDEEKAARSAAIQDALKVATDVPLACAKACAEVIELSRAVAEKGNKNVVSDAGVAVLAGYAALKSAALNVYVNTNAIRDEHFVHERISELNAILTGMEVAMEEIYQEVKSRL; encoded by the coding sequence ATGTTAAAAGACCGGCCGATACAACAGTTTCTCGACGAACTCGCCAGCAAGGCCCCCACGCCGGGCGGCGGGGGCGCGGCGGCCATCATGGGGGCCATGGGCGCATCCCTGGTCGCGATGGTGTGCAATCTCACGCTGGGTAAGAAAGCGTATGAAGCCGTCGAAGACGACATTAAGGCCGCCCTGCAAGCCTCGGAAGCGCTGCGCGCCAGGCTGACCGATATGATACGGGCCGACGCCGAGGCGTTCGACTTGGTCATGGGGGCCTACGGGCTGCCCAAAGAGAGCGACGAGGAAAAAGCCGCGCGCAGCGCGGCAATACAGGATGCCCTGAAAGTCGCCACCGACGTACCCCTGGCTTGCGCCAAGGCTTGCGCGGAAGTGATCGAGCTGAGCCGGGCGGTGGCCGAAAAAGGCAACAAAAATGTGGTCAGCGATGCCGGAGTCGCGGTTCTGGCCGGTTATGCCGCGCTCAAGTCGGCCGCATTGAATGTCTATGTCAACACGAATGCCATCCGCGACGAGCACTTCGTGCACGAGCGCATCAGCGAACTGAATGCCATCCTGACCGGCATGGAGGTTGCCATGGAGGAGATCTATCAGGAGGTGAAGAGCCGCCTGTAA
- a CDS encoding NAD(P)/FAD-dependent oxidoreductase, whose protein sequence is MHTVIVGSGIAGISFAEELRKRSPETAVTLVSRETDGYYSRPLLSHAFTRADIETRIVLRTFDDLAQSAGIEVLSGTEALALDARAQTLACEKDGKALHLDYDKLILAQGSDAFVPPPFRAQANLFHVLNSLTDLKALRHLRDEHRSRVAQVRWAVVGGGLIGCEISADLAGSGDQVSLFHALPRLMERQLVEEDSAELLRLLTEHYRIDVRLNCAVQGFSGQPGALTVGVDEKLESGFHGIILACGFKPRIELAASAGLDTGRGIRVDGALKTSNPNIHAIGDVAELPDGKLYAYVTPVRSQAIWLARYLTGSDEASWQPPAFKPKAKIPGFNAKHDYLF, encoded by the coding sequence ATGCATACCGTCATCGTCGGCTCGGGCATCGCCGGAATCAGCTTCGCCGAGGAATTGCGCAAACGGTCGCCCGAAACCGCGGTGACCTTAGTGAGCCGGGAAACCGACGGCTATTATTCGCGCCCGCTGCTGTCCCATGCCTTCACTCGCGCCGACATCGAAACCAGGATCGTACTCCGCACTTTCGATGATTTGGCGCAATCTGCCGGCATCGAGGTTCTGAGCGGGACCGAAGCGCTTGCCCTCGACGCCCGCGCCCAAACCCTGGCCTGCGAAAAAGACGGCAAGGCGTTGCACCTCGATTATGACAAGCTCATCCTCGCTCAGGGATCGGACGCTTTCGTTCCTCCGCCCTTCCGCGCTCAGGCGAATCTTTTCCATGTATTGAACAGCCTGACCGACCTCAAGGCTCTGCGGCATCTGCGTGACGAACACCGCAGCCGTGTCGCGCAAGTTCGCTGGGCCGTGGTGGGCGGTGGATTGATCGGCTGCGAGATTTCCGCCGACCTCGCGGGTTCCGGCGATCAGGTCAGTTTGTTCCACGCACTGCCTCGCCTGATGGAGCGACAATTGGTGGAAGAAGACTCCGCCGAATTGCTGCGCCTGCTCACCGAACACTATCGTATAGACGTCAGGCTGAATTGCGCTGTCCAGGGCTTTTCCGGTCAACCCGGAGCACTGACGGTCGGGGTCGACGAAAAGTTGGAAAGCGGATTTCACGGCATCATCCTCGCCTGCGGATTCAAACCTCGCATTGAACTCGCCGCGTCCGCCGGACTGGATACCGGCCGGGGCATTCGAGTCGACGGCGCGCTGAAGACCTCGAACCCGAACATCCATGCCATCGGCGACGTCGCCGAACTCCCCGACGGCAAGCTTTACGCCTATGTCACCCCGGTACGCAGCCAGGCGATCTGGCTGGCTCGATACCTTACGGGTAGCGACGAAGCATCCTGGCAGCCCCCCGCTTTCAAGCCCAAGGCCAAGATTCCCGGCTTCAACGCGAAACACGACTACCTCTTTTAG
- a CDS encoding rubredoxin, with product MPEFKKYVCAVCGYIYDEELGDPENGIQPGTRWKDVPEDWSCPDCAATKADFDLVTI from the coding sequence GTGCCCGAATTCAAGAAATACGTCTGCGCAGTCTGCGGTTACATTTACGACGAAGAACTGGGTGACCCCGAAAACGGAATTCAACCCGGCACTCGCTGGAAAGATGTTCCCGAGGACTGGTCCTGCCCCGATTGCGCCGCGACGAAAGCCGACTTCGATCTCGTGACCATCTAA
- a CDS encoding NADP-dependent methylenetetrahydromethanopterin/methylenetetrahydrofolate dehydrogenase has protein sequence MKKLLFQFDTDPQPSVFDTVVAYDGGADHVIPHGGLHPENVGALVEGAIFTRAPKDKKNTAIFIGGSDMLAGQELLKAVKKKFFADFRVSLMLDSNGSNTTAAAAVARLAGSGVLAGKKAVVLAGTGPVGQRAAVILAREGCLVSLSSRQLERAEHACTAMRDRFGVELTPLEASDHEARARAIEGAHIVLACGAAGVELLREEHWRDLPDLELLADANATPPLGLGGTDMMDRGAARHGKIVWGAIGFGTLKLALHRACIARLFEQNDLILDAEEIFATAKQMA, from the coding sequence ATGAAAAAATTGCTGTTCCAGTTCGATACCGACCCTCAGCCCTCCGTTTTCGACACCGTGGTGGCTTACGACGGGGGCGCCGATCACGTCATCCCCCACGGCGGGCTCCATCCCGAGAATGTCGGCGCCTTGGTGGAAGGCGCCATCTTCACCAGGGCGCCCAAGGACAAGAAAAACACGGCCATTTTTATCGGCGGCAGCGACATGCTGGCCGGCCAGGAACTCCTCAAGGCGGTGAAGAAAAAGTTTTTCGCCGACTTTCGCGTGTCGCTCATGTTGGACAGCAACGGCAGCAACACCACGGCCGCCGCCGCCGTGGCCAGACTGGCCGGCAGCGGGGTACTGGCCGGCAAGAAAGCGGTCGTGTTGGCCGGCACCGGACCGGTAGGCCAGCGTGCGGCGGTCATACTGGCCCGGGAAGGCTGCCTGGTCAGCCTCAGTTCGCGGCAACTGGAGCGCGCCGAACACGCTTGCACCGCCATGCGCGACCGCTTCGGCGTCGAGCTGACCCCGCTGGAAGCCAGCGACCACGAGGCCCGTGCGCGCGCCATCGAAGGCGCGCATATCGTACTCGCCTGCGGGGCGGCGGGGGTTGAACTCCTGCGTGAAGAGCACTGGCGCGACCTGCCCGACCTGGAACTGCTGGCCGATGCCAACGCGACGCCGCCATTGGGTCTGGGCGGAACCGACATGATGGACCGCGGCGCCGCGCGCCACGGTAAAATCGTTTGGGGCGCGATAGGCTTCGGCACCCTCAAGCTGGCCTTGCACCGCGCCTGCATCGCCCGGTTGTTCGAACAGAACGACTTGATACTGGACGCCGAAGAAATTTTCGCCACCGCCAAACAAATGGCCTAA
- a CDS encoding cytochrome c, whose product MSLKKSPIIIAGALLFGATAPAFAEVDPQIAEGYKLYKRERCETCHGQTGEGSAAFPNLLNSLKKLSKEDFANVVLNGRNAMPANKANPKIANGIDALYAYVKGRSDGTVPAGELK is encoded by the coding sequence ATGAGTCTGAAAAAATCGCCCATCATCATCGCCGGAGCCCTGCTGTTCGGTGCCACCGCGCCGGCTTTCGCCGAAGTCGATCCGCAAATCGCCGAAGGTTACAAGCTCTACAAGCGCGAGCGCTGCGAAACCTGCCACGGCCAGACGGGCGAAGGCAGTGCGGCTTTCCCCAACCTGCTCAACTCGTTGAAGAAACTGAGCAAGGAAGACTTCGCCAACGTGGTACTGAATGGTCGCAACGCCATGCCGGCCAACAAGGCTAATCCGAAGATCGCCAACGGCATCGACGCGCTTTACGCCTACGTGAAGGGCCGTTCCGATGGCACCGTTCCTGCCGGCGAACTGAAGTAA
- the zapD gene encoding cell division protein ZapD, with protein sequence MPTHSAARPPHTTPAGSPLNDLVLYEFPLNERIRVFMRLEQLFLQADHFMQGNSVWDSRAVIATLLEILALFSRNDLKSESLKELDRHAGVFGKLARSQGIDAAKLSTLLSQLESLSGRLYASAGKIGQPLAENELFKAIAQRSAIPGGTCPFDLPAYHYWLQQGDALRKRDLEDWLAPFATIRAAIDLVLNTIRRSGEASEEVAPGGFFQKTLDHALPFQLLRVALSKDQACFAEISGGKHRFTIRFMTAHTHERPVQSKENVGFSLACCML encoded by the coding sequence ATGCCGACCCATTCGGCCGCTCGGCCGCCCCACACGACACCCGCCGGTTCTCCCTTGAACGATCTGGTTCTCTACGAGTTTCCGTTGAACGAACGGATCCGCGTGTTCATGCGCCTCGAACAACTATTCCTCCAGGCCGACCATTTCATGCAGGGCAACTCCGTGTGGGACAGCCGCGCGGTCATCGCCACCCTGCTGGAAATCCTCGCCCTGTTCAGCCGCAACGACCTCAAGTCGGAAAGCCTCAAGGAACTCGACCGCCACGCCGGCGTATTCGGCAAACTCGCCAGGAGCCAGGGCATCGACGCGGCCAAGCTGAGCACCCTGCTGAGCCAGCTGGAAAGCCTCAGCGGCCGGCTGTATGCCTCGGCCGGCAAGATCGGCCAGCCGCTGGCCGAGAACGAATTGTTCAAGGCCATCGCCCAGCGCAGCGCCATACCCGGCGGCACCTGCCCCTTCGACCTGCCCGCCTACCACTACTGGCTGCAGCAGGGCGATGCGCTGCGCAAGCGCGATCTGGAAGACTGGCTGGCGCCCTTCGCGACCATCCGCGCCGCCATCGACCTGGTGCTCAACACCATCCGCCGGAGCGGGGAGGCGAGCGAGGAGGTCGCCCCGGGAGGCTTCTTCCAGAAGACCCTCGATCACGCCCTGCCCTTCCAGCTTTTGCGCGTGGCGCTTTCCAAGGATCAGGCCTGTTTCGCCGAAATCAGCGGCGGCAAGCACCGCTTCACCATCCGCTTCATGACCGCCCATACCCACGAAAGACCCGTGCAGAGCAAGGAAAACGTCGGGTTTAGCCTGGCCTGCTGCATGCTTTGA
- a CDS encoding proline--tRNA ligase gives MRTSQFPLNTLKETPADAEVVSHKLMLRAGLIRRLAAGLYTWLPLGVRVLRKVEQVVREELNRAGALEVLMPVVQPAELWQESGRWEQYGPELARLKDRHEREFCLGPTHEEIVTELARNELKSYKQLPINYYQIQTKFRDEIRPRFGVMRAREFIMKDGYSFHLDQESLQQTYDAMYVAYSNIFSRLGLKFRPVLADTGAIGGSHSHEFHVLADSGEDAIAFSNGSDYAANVEQAEALAPTYPRPAATQALQKVATPGKKTIAEISEFLGVTPDKVLKTLAVIQTVVDAEGETREVFVKVYLRGDHELNLVKLGKLLGTFRFATDEEIESHFGCRPGYIGPVEVAALGPVYLDRAAAVLNDFVAGANEAGFHLTGVNWERDVALPGEVVDIRNVVEGDPSPDGLGTLSIARGIEVGHIFQLGTKYSQAMQATVQNEQGENQVTIMGCYGIGVSRVVASAIEQNNDDKGIIWPQALAPFQVALLPMNMHTSERVQAASEKLYAELRGAGIDVLFDDRKARPGVMFADMELIGIPHRVVIGDRGLEAGKLEYKGRRDAESQEVALGDIVAFLQERIKEG, from the coding sequence ATGCGCACCAGTCAGTTCCCGCTCAATACCCTCAAGGAAACCCCGGCCGACGCCGAAGTCGTCAGCCACAAACTCATGCTGCGTGCGGGCCTGATCCGCAGGCTGGCCGCCGGGCTCTATACCTGGCTGCCGCTGGGCGTGCGGGTGCTGCGCAAGGTCGAGCAGGTGGTGAGGGAGGAGCTGAACCGGGCCGGCGCACTGGAAGTGTTGATGCCGGTGGTGCAGCCGGCCGAGCTGTGGCAGGAATCCGGCCGCTGGGAGCAATACGGCCCGGAGCTGGCACGCCTGAAGGACCGCCATGAACGCGAATTCTGCCTGGGGCCGACCCACGAGGAGATCGTCACCGAGCTGGCGCGCAACGAGCTGAAGAGCTACAAGCAGTTGCCCATCAACTACTACCAGATCCAGACCAAGTTCCGCGACGAGATCCGCCCGCGCTTCGGCGTGATGCGGGCGCGCGAGTTCATCATGAAGGACGGCTATTCCTTCCATCTCGACCAGGAATCGCTGCAGCAGACCTACGACGCGATGTATGTGGCCTACAGCAATATCTTCAGCCGCTTAGGGCTCAAGTTCCGTCCCGTGCTGGCCGACACCGGCGCCATAGGCGGCAGCCACTCGCACGAGTTCCACGTCCTGGCGGATTCCGGCGAGGATGCGATCGCATTCTCCAACGGCAGCGACTACGCCGCCAACGTCGAGCAGGCGGAAGCGCTGGCACCGACTTATCCGCGCCCGGCCGCGACGCAGGCCTTGCAGAAGGTCGCCACTCCCGGCAAGAAGACCATCGCCGAAATCAGCGAATTTCTCGGCGTGACGCCCGACAAGGTGCTCAAAACCCTGGCCGTGATCCAGACCGTGGTCGATGCGGAAGGGGAGACACGCGAGGTTTTCGTGAAGGTCTACCTGCGCGGCGATCACGAGTTGAACCTCGTCAAGCTGGGCAAGCTGCTGGGGACTTTCCGCTTCGCCACCGACGAGGAAATCGAAAGCCATTTCGGCTGCCGGCCCGGTTATATTGGCCCCGTCGAGGTCGCGGCGCTCGGCCCGGTTTATCTGGACCGCGCCGCCGCGGTGCTGAACGATTTCGTCGCCGGCGCCAACGAGGCGGGCTTCCACCTCACCGGCGTGAACTGGGAGCGCGACGTGGCGCTGCCGGGTGAAGTCGTCGACATCCGCAACGTGGTCGAAGGCGATCCCAGTCCGGACGGCCTGGGCACGCTGAGCATCGCCCGCGGCATCGAGGTCGGCCACATCTTCCAGCTAGGCACCAAATACAGCCAGGCCATGCAGGCCACGGTGCAGAACGAGCAGGGCGAAAACCAGGTGACCATCATGGGCTGCTACGGCATCGGCGTCTCCCGCGTGGTCGCCTCCGCCATCGAGCAGAACAACGACGACAAGGGCATCATTTGGCCGCAAGCCCTGGCGCCGTTCCAGGTGGCCTTGCTGCCGATGAACATGCACACCTCGGAACGCGTGCAGGCCGCGTCCGAAAAGCTCTACGCCGAGCTGCGCGGCGCCGGTATCGACGTGTTGTTCGACGACCGCAAGGCCCGCCCCGGCGTCATGTTCGCCGACATGGAACTCATCGGCATTCCGCACCGCGTGGTCATCGGCGACCGCGGCCTGGAGGCCGGCAAGCTGGAATACAAGGGCCGGCGGGATGCGGAGTCGCAGGAAGTCGCACTGGGCGATATCGTGGCCTTCCTGCAGGAGCGGATAAAGGAAGGCTAG